Below is a window of Burkholderiales bacterium DNA.
TTTTTCCGGATTGAATCAGGGTCGGATAATAGACGTCGCTGCTGCGGTCATACTCAAGCCGAATGGCGATTTTCTGCTCGGGCAACGCCCGTCAGGCAAACCCTACCCCGGCTACTGGGAATTTCCCGGAGGCAAGATAGAGCCGGACGAGACCGCGCGCGAAGCATTGCTGCGCGAGCTCGATGAGGAACTAGGCATACGCGTGACGCGCGCCGACCCCTGGTTGACGCGCACGTATCGCTATCCGCACGCGACGGTCAGATTGCGCTTCTTCCGCGTGTCGAAATGGGATGGAGAGATACGGCCGCGCGAACATGTGGCGCTTGCCTGGCAGTCGGCGAGCGATATCGAAGTCGCGCCGCTGCTGCCGCCCGATCAACCCGTGCTCGATGCGCTGCGGCTGCCGGACTTCTATGCGATCACGCCCGACCGCCAGACTCGTTCCAATGATTTTATGACCCAGCTTGAGCGGGCTTTGCGGGATGGCCTTCGGCTTCTGCAAGTCCGGGACAAAAGCGCTTCGGACGCGGAATTCACAAGGTTCGCCCGCGATGCTGTCGCACTTTGCCGGGCACATAAAGCGAACGTGATGCTGAATAGCGAGATTCAACTCGCTGAAACGCTGGGCGCGGACGGTGTTCAATTGACCAGCGCGCAGTTGATGGCGCTTGCGGAACGTCCGTCGCTCGATCTGTG
It encodes the following:
- a CDS encoding Nudix family hydrolase, encoding MAFRARLGGSAETRRGPRIVQREEPGFSGLNQGRIIDVAAAVILKPNGDFLLGQRPSGKPYPGYWEFPGGKIEPDETAREALLRELDEELGIRVTRADPWLTRTYRYPHATVRLRFFRVSKWDGEIRPREHVALAWQSASDIEVAPLLPPDQPVLDALRLPDFYAITPDRQTRSNDFMTQLERALRDGLRLLQVRDKSASDAEFTRFARDAVALCRAHKANVMLNSEIQLAETLGADGVQLTSAQLMALAERPSLDLCGASCHDVRELERAIELNMDFVVLGSVFPTASHSDSSSLHRQNLGWRQFGELIADYPLPVYAIGGLRAGDLQTAKNHGAHGIAMIRGAWPNGSGLEISGSLRPDSD